The following proteins come from a genomic window of Crassostrea angulata isolate pt1a10 chromosome 1, ASM2561291v2, whole genome shotgun sequence:
- the LOC128178414 gene encoding uncharacterized protein LOC128178414 isoform X4 has product MVQRRYYAQTDKRERVYNFPGFCTGCRKSGLCYGCERSSEPHYHVDRIMRTGGGFTYHRHDHPIQEHVQKNPSNWKLTFPELSLKHLMKEQESASESLAEEDEFAEKQEEIKIPNHSAQKASNDTGYPVSEEQGMEEESVGTQEEIVKHWAMMRETPLSAESDVRRGKGADKNQNQSRIKQENMDAISPWKDTKTESKDTIDESLFRGESHTSMGSQEITIPIDNPEDPNYNATDKDSGQQSDVPLQNQILENAVEQEDKSESSEKSEHHLIDPVDVQNQTDNDADSEGEEDEDDQKKKNSYNSSSKTREKSHSSGFTGMTGGQKTKTAGATPNSMGDSSSDLRGRREDRSEGSGSSPYSPYSNKRRQPLYKDNHSSNRSPTPPAFKVKHRKNRATESRSPFSTDRKYDLPTGSGFHVKKSEKKLTEFKEFKHHEGEWKEPEKFTVKKAEKSTTNFWSAPKKKEPKKKERVKREQRPISPDSGLESEKPTGLRRENQPCFLPLIEHKLELSEPVLGGKLVNSLPGSSQLVLPPVSSDKGRGVAMQSRNNKRQMIKDGSFDSTINGHQKDVLSSGASSGFGMKASVQKDDSPVKSLNQMRKPMMREEALPCMEEEKPLEQNFEFQEENDDIFMGNEQNDSSLNKPTVDTPPEEQMAVNDENVSIALKGPDTEFDRKDIMSSIDEEHSLNNVEIEHGMNQDPSVALPHEISNDDDSKVSGTTSSKMNTSARFPKSENEKRTEVKTISNNEAGSKQREPKKMRQNLAGKDVKKKFERRLKIIHGRRRKERLNEEDGKAWLQLHDNISLEASSMTESLSTSGDLWLNDTEIQSNLSLSESDLKLNPTNQHKNGTCSQHYPQGISSVTAVADPIIPTDSVQELPLKSPAFIEAERVHSPPLQKISSPVDEGISPSLATPIVELPKKERPKKTKKEAPPKKPPSPIRSITPPSPSPVVEEVQVNTQSRDPTPEYVPTPTPKIPDLPPVNIPALPEIIEEKKEKKPKVDTRKAFEPIQVMPKIKDAAPPPPKKSRPPLIMKKSSPKKRVPSAEAPVTTEEIMQMKDPLDFLAKYCIISKDRLPFYERIYRNVVSSQPERYERQHPLSPTTGMPVTEGTSWGKHELGMFHDLILISRGQEPKRPGLSGPEQYLEKICYTLEMLDSKHQQLSGDLHLLETKRIKLLAERAKDLVPDITSVNFKKKEKKSKKKKKKKNKVEQEEPPAKVITSRADITDDVIVSRIDEKLLKKMMKEPAQHQLNCEIERCTEKLANIEDRLIQLEGEKNIIGMYCMELFFDGQNDNNKPPEFRRQQSFLYKTLHPDPDVEMNREELEGALQIVNHNLLTENEFSYMYHILNLTGRRKVNFKLFCVIAALSERITHMDPVIRELLNKEKGWKRDTNDYDTLDVRMNRSKELFQLLDEGDSVPFGNALASSLAVELTAGGLSPELTNYVMSKFNREGKGYVDFLDYVTYVPLFIEIHEKIIKDPLCSKVRIK; this is encoded by the exons CTACCATGTGGATCGGATCATGAGGACCGGTGGAGGCTTCACATACCATCGACACGACCATCCTATCCAAGAGCATGTCCAGAAAAATCCGTCCAACTGGAAATTGACATTTCCTGAACTGTCGTTGAAGCATCTGATGAAAG aGCAAGAATCTGCTTCAGAGAGTTTAGCTGAAGAAGATGAGTTTGCTGAGAAacaagaagaaataaaaataccTAATCATTCAGCACAAAAAGCCTCTAATG ACACAGGTTACCCGGTCAGTGAGGAGCAGGGGATGGAGGAAGAGAGTGTAGGGACCCAGGAGGAGATAGTGAAGCACTGGGCCATGATGAGGGAGACGCCATTGTCTGCGGAGAGTGATGTCCGAAGGGGTAAAGGAGCAGACAAAAATCAGAATCAGAGCAG AATAAAGCAGGAGAATATGGATGCTATATCTCCATGGAAAGACACCAAAACTGAGAGCAAAGACACGATTGATGAGAGTCTGTTCCGAGGGGAGAGCCACACATCCATGGGGTCACAAGAAATCACCATCCCCATTGACAACCCGGAGGATCCAAATTACAATGCTACTGACAAGGACAGTGGTCAGCAGTCTGATGTTCCACTTCAAAATCAGATTTTGGAAAATGCTGTAGAACAAGAGGACAAAAGTGAGAGTTCAGAGAAGAGTGAGCATCATTTGATAGATCCTGTAGATGTTCAGAACCAGACAGATAACGATGCAGATAGTGAAG gAGAAGAGGACGAAGATgatcaaaagaaaaagaattccTATAACAGTTCCagtaaaacaagagaaaaatcCCACTCTAGTGGATTCACTGGAATGACTGGGGGTCAGAAGACCAAAACAGCGGGGGCCACACCCAACTCCATGGGGGACTCCTCTAGTG ACCTCAGAGGAAGGCGGGAAGATAGAAGTGAGGGGAGTGGGAGCAGTCCATACAGTCCCTATAGCAACAAGAGAAGGCAACCCCTGTATAAAG ACAACCATTCATCAAATAGAAGCCCAA CTCCACCTGCTTTCAAGGTAAAACATCGTAAAAATCGAGCCACAGAGTCACGATCTCCATTCAGCACAGATCGCAAGTATGATCTTCCCACAGGAAGTGGCTTCCATGTAAAAAAGAGTGAGAAGAAATTGACAGAGTTTAAAGAATTCAAGCATCATGAAGGGGAATGGAAG GAACCAGAAAAATTTACTGTCAAGAAAGCTGAAAAATCAACAACCAATTTTTGGAGTGCCCCGAAGAAAAAGGAG CCTAAGAAGAAAGAAAG AGTGAAGAGAGAACAAAGGCCTATATCCCCTGACTCTGGGCTAGAAAGTGAGAAACCAACAG GTTTGAGGAGGGAAAACCAGCCATGTTTTTTACCTCTTATTGAACACAAACTGGAACTCTCTGAGCCAGTTCTTGGTGGAAAGTTAGTAAACTCTTTGCCTGGTTCAAGCCAACTTGTACTACCGCCGGTATCATCTGACAAAGGAAGGGGTGTTGCAATGCAGTCAAGAAATAACAAAAGACAAATGATTAAAGATGGCAGTTTTGATTCAACCATAAATGGCCACCAGAAGGATGTATTGAGCTCTGGTGCTAGTTCTGGTTTTGGTATGAAAGCATCAGTTCAAAAAGATGACAGTCCGGTTAAAAGTCTGAATCAAATGAGGAAGCCCATGATGAGAGAGGAAGCCTTACCATGTATGGAAGAGGAAAAACCATTGGAACAGAACTTTGAATTCCAGGAGGAGAATGATGATATTTTTATGGGAAATGAACAGAATGATAGCTCTCTAAACAAACCCACTGTTGATACACCACCTGAGGAGCAGATGGCAGTAAATGATGAAAATGTATCAATTGCCTTAAAAGGACCTGACACTGAGTTTGACAGAAAAGACATTATGAGTTCAATTGATGAAGAACACAGTCTGAATAATGTAGAAATAGAGCACGGTATGAATCAAGATCCATCAGTGGCTCTTCCACATGAGATTTCCAATGATGACGACTCAAAGGTTTCTGGCACCACTAGCTCAAAAATGAATACATCAGCAAGATTTCCGAAGTCTGAAAATGAAAAGCGGACTGAAGTAAAGACGATAAGTAATAATGAAGCAGGCTCTAAACAAAGAGAACCAAAGAAGATGAGACAGAATCTAGCAGGAAAAGATGTCAAAAAGAAATTCGAAAGACGACTCAAGATTATCCATGGCCGAAGACGGAAGGAGAGACTTAATGAGGAGGATGGAAAAGCATGGCTACAGCTCCATGACAACATCTCACTAGAGGCCTCCAGTATGACAGAGAGCCTGTCCACCAGCGGTGACCTCTGGCTCAATGACACAGAGATTCAGAGCAATTTATCCTTATCAGAGT ctGATCTTAAATTGAACCCTACCAATCAACATAAGAATGGTACCTGCTCACAGCATTACCCCCAGGGTATTTCCTCTGTGACCGCTGTAGCTGACCCAATAATCCCCACAG atTCCGTACAAGAACTCCCACTGAAGTCCCCAGCCTTCATAGAAGCAG AACGAGTTCATTCCCCACCATTGCAGAAAATTTCATCACCAG TTGACGAAGGCATTTCGCCTTCATTAGCCACACCCATTGTAGAACTGCCCAAGAAAGAGCGACCCAAGAAAACCAAGAAAGAGGCACCCCCAAAGAAACCGCCTTCTCCTATCAGG AGCATCACTCCACCGTCTCCATCCCCTGTTGTTGAAGAAGTACAAGTCAACACTCAGTCTCGAGACCCCACCCCCGAGTATGTGCCGACTCCTACCCCTAAAATACCAGACCTACCCCCGGTCAACATTCCAGCACTGCCGGAGATCATTGAGGAGAAAAAG GAGAAAAAACCAAAAGTGGACACCAGGAAAGCATTTGAGCCCATCCAGGTGATGCCCAAAATCAAGGATGCTGCACCTCCTCCCCCGAAGAAGAGCAGACCCCCACTCATCATGAA AAAATCCAGTCCCAAGAAGAGGGTGCCTTCGGCAGAGGCCCCAGTGACAACAGAGGAGATCATGCAGATGAAAGACCCTCTAGACTTCCTGGCTAAATACTGCATCATCAG CAAAGACAGGCTTCCGTTCTATGAGAGGATCTACAGAAACGTTGTATCTAGTCAGCCCGAGCGGTACGAGCGCCAGCACCCCCTCTCCCCCACCACTGGCATGCCAGTCACGGAGGGCACCAGCTGGGGGAAACATGAACTGGGCATGTTCCATGACCTCATTCTGATCAGCAGAGGTCAGGAGCCAAAACGACCG GGTTTGAGCGGTCCTGAGCAGTACCTAGAGAAGATTTGCTACACTCTGGAGATGTTGGACAGTAAGCACCAACAGCTGTCTGGGGACCTCCATCTTCTGGAAA CAAAAAGAATCAAACTGTTGGCAGAGAGGGCCAAGGATCTTGTACCAGACATTACATCTgttaatttcaagaaaaaagaaaagaaaagcaaaaagaaaaag AAAAAGAAGAACAAAGTAGAACAGGAAGAACCCCCTGCGAAGGTCATCACCTCTCGTGCTGACATCACTGATGATGTCATAGTCAGCAGAATCGATGAAAAACTACTCAAGAAG ATGATGAAGGAACCTGCCCAGCACCAGTTGAACTGTGAGATAGAGAGGTGTACAGAGAAGCTAGCCAACATAGAAGATAGGCTGATACAGCTAGAGG GTGAGAAGAACATCATAGGGATGTATTGTATGGAGCTGTTCTTTGATGGCCAGAATGACAACAATAAACCCCCGGAGTTCAGAAGACAACAGAGCTTCCTGTATAAAACACTGCATCCAGACCCT GATGTAGAAATGAATCGAGAAGAACTAGAGGGAGCGCTGCAGATAGTCAATCACAATCTCCTTACAGAGAACGAGTTCAGCTATATGTACCAT ATATTAAATCTGACAGGAAGAAGGAAGGTGAACTTCAAACTGTTCTGTGTCATCGCCGCGTTATCCGAGAGGATCACCCACATGGA tCCAGTAATACGGGAATtactaaataaagaaaaaggcTGGAAAAGAGACACGAATGACTACGATACACTGGATGTTAGAATGAATAGATCAAAG GAACTGTTCCAGCTACTGGACGAGGGAGACTCTGTGCCTTTTGGAAATGCCTTGGCATCAAGTTTGGCAGTAGAGCTCACGGCTGGGGGGCTGTCTCCAGAACTGACCAACTAT GTAATGAGCAAGTTCAACAGAGAAGGAAAGGGCTATGTGGACTTTTTGGACTATGTGACGTATGTTCCATTGTTCATAGAAAtccatgaaaaaattatcaaagatCCGCTGTGCTCAAAAGTGAGAATCAAATAG
- the LOC128188108 gene encoding neuropeptides capa receptor-like: MNVSLLSFNETDKYFATLLQRFNDNAIKDNFIPSLVLTISMIMIGIPGNVLIIVVYMKRWKKSTSRIFILALAFNDLFNCLFTMPVEIYFISNIYKTDLPYLCKISRFFTFWTNDGSSLILMGIAVDRLQRICHPFKLQLSISTVKKIVIVSMVASLMVAWPSLFIYGTTNMQIPVDRNKSVNAKLCLYAETPSVRLDHSVFVFFIMVGNSVLDVFFLVVYGIILYHVKNSGRELRKMSKANLYSGNEFRKTSDELPANQNGFKTMSKEKSKLAVNFRKMSLVEMSSRNDTRKLSSQESSSKPIKRFFSEECLTVAARRKLFAQSRQKLSSVSSISGSRRTLSLGNDHFRKAKTTMMLFSVTVLFIISFVPYTALMTIRNFDSEYYNRLSASGKSIYQFFIRSYFLSNALNPLIYGYISEHFRTECKSVLKNMLCLRS, from the coding sequence atgaatgtgtCTTTATTGTCTTTTAACGAAACGGACAAATATTTCGCAACCCTACTTCAACGATTTAACGACAACGCCATAAAAGATAACTTCATTCCAAGTCTAGTGTTGACAATTTCGATGATTATGATCGGAATACCAGGAAATGTTCTTATTATCGTAGTTTACATGAAAAGATGGAAGAAGTCCACCAGCAGAATCTTTATCCTTGCTCTTGCTTTTAACGATTTGTTCAACTGTTTATTCACCATGCCGGTGGAAATCTACTTTATATCAAACATTTACAAGACGGATTTGCCGTATCTGTGCAAAATTTCTCGATTTTTCACTTTTTGGACCAATGACGGCTCCTCTTTGATATTAATGGGAATTGCCGTGGACCGATTGCAACGTATTTGCCACCCATTTAAACTACAACTCTCTATatcaacagtaaaaaaaatcgtGATAGTGTCAATGGTGGCCTCTTTAATGGTGGCGTGGCCATCCTTGTTCATTTACGGAACAACTAATATGCAAATACCAGTGGACCGAAATAAAAGTGTTAATGCTAAACTGTGTCTCTATGCAGAGACACCTAGCGTTCGACTGGACCACTCTGTGTTTGTGTTTTTCATCATGGTAGGGAACTCTGTGCTGGATGTATTCTTCCTTGTTGTATACGGAATAATCTTGTATCACGTCAAAAACTCTGGCAGAGAACTTCGAAAAATGTCAAAGGCGAACCTGTACTCGGGGAACGAATTCCGTAAGACGTCCGATGAATTGCCTGCAAACCAAAATGGTTTCAAAACAATGTCAAAAGAAAAGAGCAAATTGGCTGTCAATTTTCGTAAAATGTCTTTAGTAGAAATGAGTTCCAGAAACGACACCAGGAAATTGTCAAGCCAAGAGTCCAGTTCTAAACCAATAAAGCGCTTCTTCTCGGAGGAATGTCTGACAGTCGCTGCTAGGAGGAAACTCTTTGCCCAGAGTCGTCAAAAGTTGTCCAGCGTTTCCAGCATAAGCGGAAGTCGTAGAACGTTATCCCTTGGCAATGACCACTTCCGGAAGGCCAAGACCACCATGATGTTATTCTCAGTGACggttttattcattatatctttcGTTCCCTATACAGCGTTAATGACCATTCGGAACTTCGACTCTGAATATTACAACCGGTTATCCGCTTCCGGGAAGTCGATATATCAGTTTTTTATTCGTTCGTACTTCCTGTCCAACGCTCTCAATCCCCTTATTTATGGATATATCAGTGAACATTTCAGAACTGAGTGTAAAAgtgttcttaaaaatatgttatgtTTACGCTCATGA